From the genome of Streptomyces xanthophaeus:
GGTTCCCGACCGGCGATCAAGACGGCCGGCCAGCACCTCATCGACGGCCATACCGAGCTGGACCGGCAGGTCATCCAGGTCGGCCAGGCCCTCGGTGTCGATCTGCCCAACCAGCCGTCCGCTCAGCAGCAGGACTGGCTGGGCCAGATGAACCGTGCACGCGGAGAGGAATACGAACGACTGTTCGTTCAACTGCTGCGCCGAGCTCACGGAAAGGTGTTCGCCCTGCTGGCCGGAATCCGGTCAACGACCAAGAACTCGATGGTCCGGGCCCTCGCCACGTCCGCCAACGCCACGGTTCTGGACCACATCACGGTCCTCGAAGACACCGGACTCGTCGACTTCGACGCGCTTTCCGACAATGTCCAACCGACGAAGTGAAGTGATCGCATGAGTAAAAAGGGCCACAAACGCTCACGCCTGTCGAACAAGGTCCTGGGCGTGGTATCCGCGCTCGTACTGGGCGGTGGCGGGGTCGCCATCGTCGCCGGGAACGCGTCCGCCGGCCAGGACAACCGGATGACGTCCACCATCAGCTGCCCCGACGTGGGAGACAAGCTCACCGCGGTCCCCGAACAGGCCAAGCCCGAGGTCGACGCGAACCTCGCCAAGCTGGACGACCAGGTCGCCGAGGCCTCCAAGCAGCTCGCCGACGGCAAGGCGAAGGGCGACGCGGCCCTCCTCGGTGACCTGAAGCAGAAGCGGGACCAGACCATCGCGGGCATGGCCGACGCGATAGGCCGCGCCGGCGAAAAGCCCAAGGACATCCAGGCCTTGAGCGCGTGCACGATGAAGCAGGCGGCCGCCGCGGACGACGGTGCGGCAGCTGCCGCAAGCAAGGGCGAGCAGGGCGCGGCCGCCCAGGCCGCCGCGCAGAAGGGCGGTCCGGCGAAGAGCGACTTCGTCAGCATCACCAAGATCAAGCCGAACGTGAAGAATCCCGCCCAGGCCGGAAACGCCTCGAAGGGCTCCTTCACCTCGCAGTGCGGCCGCAACGAGAACGGTCACTTCAACCCCGACAACGTGATCGTCGCCCCCGGTGTCTCCAACGGTGCACACCACATGCACGACTACGTGGGCAACCTGACCACCGACGCCTTCTCCACGAACGGCAGCCTCGCCGCGTCCGGCACCACCTGCGGCAACGGGGACCAGTCCGCGTACTACTGGCCCGTACTGCGGCTGCGCGACGGCAAGGTGGAGAAGGACGCCAAGGCGCCCGGCGGCGGCCAGGACGCCAACGTCGGCACCATCCTCAAGCCGAAGCAGGTGTCGATCACCTTCAAGGGCAGTCCGGTGGGCAAGGTCACGGCGATGCCCCGCTTCATGCGCATCATCACCGGTGACGCCAAGGCCTTCACCAACGGCAACGGCAACGCCAACGCCTCCTGGAGCTGCACGGGCTTCGAGAACCGGCAGCTGAAGGACAAGTACCCGGTCTGCCCGAAGGGCAGTGACGTGGTGCGCACCTTCAACTTCCAGAGCTGCTGGGACGGCAAGAACGTCGACAGCGCGAACCACCGCACGCACGTGGCGTTCGCGGACAAGAACGGCCGCTGCCCGAACGGCTTCAAGGCCATTCCGCAGCTGGTGATGCGCCTCACCTACGGGGTGGCGCCGGGTGCCCGGTTCGCCGTGGACAGCTTCCCCGAGCAGCTCCACAAGCCGGCGACCGACCACGACGACTTCATCAACGTGATGTCGAACGGCCTGATGAACAAGGCCGTGAACTGCATCAACAACGGGCAGAACTGCCGCTGACCCCCGCAGCGGGAGGCTCCCCCCTCCGCTCCCGGGCCGGACGCCCCTCACCCCCACCCCCGGCGTCCGGCCCGGGACAGGTGTTGGCCCGAAGCCGACTTCGGGCCAACACCGCACGTATGTGTACGCCGCCGCCGAGTCCCGGCGGCGTACGCATGTCACGGGCCGGGCCGCAACGGTCCCGCACCCCCGGCACCCGGCACCCCCGGCACCCGGCACCCCCGGCACCCGGCACCCGCGGCACCCCCGGCACCCCATCCCCCCAGCACCCCGCGGGACGTGCCCGGCCCGCACCGGTCGCACATCGCGCGACACCCGGCCGGCCCGGCCGACCCGGACGACCCGGACGGCTCGCGCACAGCACCGCTCGGCACCACCGCGGCCCGCACGGGTCAAGCACCGGTCGCCCGCCGCACAAGAGGACACGGCCCGGCCCGGCGGCGCACACCGCAGGACATGCACCCCCGCCCGGTGCCGTACGCACGAAACAGCCCGGCCCGGCC
Proteins encoded in this window:
- a CDS encoding DUF4142 domain-containing protein; this translates as MATRYTIGSGLVITALALTLIALLIPVDSFGSRPAAAVAGQAGPAGGDDDGGGTLSTAYGPLTAADRDFVRKVRLAGLWELPAGRQAQQRGSRPAIKTAGQHLIDGHTELDRQVIQVGQALGVDLPNQPSAQQQDWLGQMNRARGEEYERLFVQLLRRAHGKVFALLAGIRSTTKNSMVRALATSANATVLDHITVLEDTGLVDFDALSDNVQPTK
- a CDS encoding DUF1996 domain-containing protein yields the protein MSKKGHKRSRLSNKVLGVVSALVLGGGGVAIVAGNASAGQDNRMTSTISCPDVGDKLTAVPEQAKPEVDANLAKLDDQVAEASKQLADGKAKGDAALLGDLKQKRDQTIAGMADAIGRAGEKPKDIQALSACTMKQAAAADDGAAAAASKGEQGAAAQAAAQKGGPAKSDFVSITKIKPNVKNPAQAGNASKGSFTSQCGRNENGHFNPDNVIVAPGVSNGAHHMHDYVGNLTTDAFSTNGSLAASGTTCGNGDQSAYYWPVLRLRDGKVEKDAKAPGGGQDANVGTILKPKQVSITFKGSPVGKVTAMPRFMRIITGDAKAFTNGNGNANASWSCTGFENRQLKDKYPVCPKGSDVVRTFNFQSCWDGKNVDSANHRTHVAFADKNGRCPNGFKAIPQLVMRLTYGVAPGARFAVDSFPEQLHKPATDHDDFINVMSNGLMNKAVNCINNGQNCR